Proteins found in one Parasteatoda tepidariorum isolate YZ-2023 chromosome 7, CAS_Ptep_4.0, whole genome shotgun sequence genomic segment:
- the LOC107437323 gene encoding zinc finger MYM-type protein 1-like, giving the protein MSTPGKKLSGSQNRKRKLLQEKEALKSRVIMESYLGKKSQKENPEDKKDADVKSDSESEPDSSCTPTAAKLLCTNNTTQQIEDSEESGPSTSEMIDPCSHLIKSTENTLAVIPDVLEFNDVAYLKFSNNLPIISNQLRKEMIIRGSCTFQNEASLNAATASTNRLMPKSWFSRRVGNEEEGIEVNRSWLLYSPKNNAAYCFCCLLFITSDSATQSSFVTSAGFNKWKKKDKLISHERSPNHRKSLTAWKETERRLISRAGIDASLEANIQSEKERWRNILQRILACMRYLIIQNLPLRGHVEKLALQDGTNVGNLLSLFRFAAQFDPLLANHLKHATGTPKTVSYLSPQIQNEFIHLLASTIRNQLINDIKRNKYYGLLFDLTPDISHREQMSQVARYVDADFINKKVSIKESFLSFIEIHAKDAASIENTILEKLNYDEISLTNCRSQCYDNAAVMAGHTSETRWSARIQAVIVIIYGLENIKELIEKLAEHTTTTSDNRSEATILLQNILTFSFITLVHFWYEILRRIDRVQLRLQDPRMNFREVFHDLESLATELAEI; this is encoded by the coding sequence ATGTCAACGCCAGGTAAAAAACTAAGCGGTTCCCAGAATCGGAAAAGAAAACTACTGCAAGAAAAAGAAGCTCTGAAATCTAGAGTAATAATGGAGTCATACTTAGGAAAAAAGTCGCAAAAAgaaaatccagaagacaaaaagGATGCAGATGTAAAATCAGATTCAGAGTCAGAACCAGATTCAAGTTGTACACCTACTGCTGCTAAACTTTTATGTACTAATAACACAACTCAACAAATAGAAGACTCTGAAGAAAGTGGCCCAAGTACATCAGAAATGATAGATCCATgttcacatttaataaaaagcacAGAAAATACACTTGCTGTAATTCCAGACGTTCTTGAGTTCAACGATGTtgcctatttaaaatttagcaacaaTCTTCCAATAATATCGAACCAACTTCGAAAAGAAATGATTATTCGTGGATCTTGCACATTTCAAAACGAAGCCAGTTTAAATGCAGCAACAGCATCAACCAATCGTCTAATGCCAAAATCTTGGTTTTCTCGACGTGTAGGTAATGAAGAGGAAGGAATTGAAGTTAACCGATCTTGGTTATTATATTCACCAAAAAATAATGCAGCGTACTGCTTTTGTTGCTTACTGTTTATTACATCAGATTCCGCTACGCAATCATCTTTCGTAACATCTGCTGGTTTtaataaatggaagaaaaaagataaattgatTAGTCATGAAAGAAGTCCAAATCACCGAAAATCACTTACGGCTTGGAAAGAAACAGAACGAAGATTGATAAGTAGAGCCGGAATTGATGCATCATTAGAAGCGAACATTCAGTCCGAAAAAGAGCGGTGGCGAAATATATTGCAAAGAATATTAGCTTGCATGaggtatttaattatacaaaatcttCCTCTACGTGGCCATGTTGAAAAACTAGCACTTCAAGATGGTACAAATGTAGGAAACctattatctttatttagatTTGCAGCTCAGTTTGATCCGCTACTAGCAAATCATCTTAAACATGCCACAGGAACTCCAAAAACTGTCTCATATTTGTCACCACAGattcaaaatgaattcattCATCTTCTGGCATCTACAATTcgaaatcaactaataaacgatatcaaaagaaataaatattatggacttttgtttgatttaacTCCTGATATCTCTCATCGAGAACAAATGTCCCAAGTCGCTAGGTATGTAGATGctgattttatcaataaaaaagtttccatcaaagaatcttttttgagttttattgaaatacatgCTAAAGATGCAGCCTCGatcgaaaatacaattttagagaaattaaattacgatgaaatttcattaacaaactGCAGATCACAATGTTACGATAATGCTGCCGTGATGGCAGGTCACACATCTGAAACGCGATGGAGCGCCAGAATACAAGCGGTTATCGTTATCATCTATGGGCTAGAGAATATAAAAgaactaatagaaaaattagcAGAGCACACTACCACTACAAGTGACAACAGAAGTGAAGCTACAATTCTGTTGCAAAATATACTAACctttagttttataactttagttCATTTCTGGTATGAAATCTTAAGAAGGATTGATCGTGTGCAGCTCAGATTACAAGATCCTAGAATGAATTTTAGAGAAGTGTTCCATGATCTTGAATCATTAGCGACTGAACTAGCCGAAATTTGA